ATAAAAAGATGACTGGACATGAGGTGTTATGGATGCCTGGAACAGACCATGCGGGTATCGCCACCCAGAATGTTGTTGAACGTAAACTGGCCAAAGAGCAGAAAAAGACCCGTCACGACCTGGGAAGAGAGGCTTTCATAGAGGAAGTGTGGAAATGGAAGGAAGTTCATCAGAACACAATTATCAATCAGCTTAAGAAACTGGGAAGTTCCTGTGACTGGGACCGTGAGCGCTTTACAATGGATGAGGGCCTTTCAAGAGCAGTGCGCAGGGTCTTCGTTCAGCTTTACAATGAAGGATTGATCTACAAGGGAAAGTACATTATCAACTGGTGTCCCAGATGCCAGACAGCGCTTTCAGATGAAGAAGCGGAGCACAAGGAACTTGCAGGCAAGCTCTATTATTTCCGTTATCCATACGCGGATGGTTCGGGTTTTGTTACAGTTGCAACAACCCGTCCGGAAACAATGCTGGGTGATACTGCTGTGGCAGTTAACCCGAAGGATCCGCGCTATGCAGGGAAACATGGAAAAGCGATCACGCTTCCTCTTGTCAATAGAGAGATCCCGATAATAACCGATGATTTCGTTGATATGGAGTTCGGAACAGGAGCGGTCAAGGTCACTCCTGCACACGACCCCAATGATTTTCAGATGGGAAAAAGGCATAATCTCGAGCCAATTGCTGTAATGGATGAATCGGGGCACATGAACGGTCCAATTCCAGAGAAGTACATTGGTAAAGACCGTTTTACGGTAAGAAAAGAAGTGGTGGAAGATCTCACAGCTCTTGGTCTTGTGGAGAAAATAGAAGAACACACTCACGCAGTAGGTCATTGCTACAGATGCCATACAGTTGTGGAGCCTTTCTATTCTGATCAGTGGTTTGTAAAGATGAAACCGCTTGCCGAAGAAGCTCTCAAGGCAGCTATTGACAATAAGATAACGTTCTATCCGGTTCGCTGGAAAAAGACATATATAGAATGGATGGAGAATATTCGTGACTGGTGCATTTCCCGTCAGATCTGGTGGGGTCATCGTATTCCTGTATGGTACTGCGAAAACGGCCATATAATAGTAAGGGAAGAGACCCCTGAGAAATGCCCGGAATGCGGATCTCTCAATCTCAGACAGGAAGAGGATGTACTTGACACCTGGTTTTCATCCTGGCTGTGGCCCTTTTCAACCATGGGATGGCCTGAGGATACAAAACTTCTCAAGAAGTTTTATCCCACAGATGCGCTTGTCACTGCTCCGGAAATCCTATTCTTCTGGGTTGCAAGGATGATAATGTCCGGGCTCCATTTTACAGGTAAACTTCCCTTCAGGGACATAATTCTTCATGGAACTGTGCGTGATAAAACCGGACGAAAGATGAGCAAATCACTGGGAAACTCTATTGATCCTCTGGAGATCATTCCGGTTTATGGCGCTGATGCGCTGAGGTTCTCCATGATCATGATCACTGCCCAGGGTGCAGATGTCTATCTGGGCAAAGATACTTTTGATATCGGACGTAACTTTGCAAATAAACTCTGGAATGCCTCACGTTTTCTTCTGAGCAATATCAAGGAGAAAATCGAGATCAGCAGTCTCCCGCCTGTTGATCGTCTCAAAGCGGAAGACAAGTGGATCCTCAGTAAACTTCAAAAAACAGTTGAAAGCATTAATGATGCTCTCTCCTCCTATCGCTTCAATGAGGCCTGTCATACGCTCTATGATTTTACATGGCATGAGTTCTGCGACTGGTACATCGAGGCAAAAAAGGGAGACCTCTATCAGAATGAAGATCCGCTAAGGCGCTCAGATGCTATTACGCTGTCATCTTTTGTGCTTGCTTCCATTCTGAAGCTTTTACATCCGATCATGCCGTTTATAACCGAGGAAATATGGTCCAATTTAAGGCTGAAGGTCTCTTTCCCATCAGTAATCGATTCGGAATCGATCATGAATTCTTCTTATCCCACTGTCAATAAAGAGCTGATCGATGAGCAGGCGGAAAAGAGGTTCAATATCCTGAAGGAAATAATCACAGCTTTGCGTACTATCAGAGCAGAAAACAATATTCCTCCAGATAAGCAAGGTACCGCTGTTGTGATCCCTGAAAACAGAGAATTTTGCGACTGGATGATTTCGCAGATCCCGCTTATTAATCTCTTTGCAAGGCTTTCATCTGCAACAGTCGACACAGAGGCAAAAAAGCCCTCTTTTGCGGGATCGGCTGTCGTATTTGGAAATCAGGTCTTTCTTCTCCTTGAGGGCCTGATCGACCGAAAGGTAGAGATGGAACGGTTAACAAAAGAGGTTAACCGCATCCGTGGTCTCATTGAAAACACAAAGAATCGTCTGGAAAATGAAAGCTTCGTCTCCAGGGCTCCAGCGGATGTGATAGCAAAGGAAAGGGAAAAATATCAGGGTCTGCTTGCCAATCTGGAAAAGCTGGAGAAAAACCTGGCTGTGCTCTCATCAGGGGCATGAAGAACAGACGATATCTTTTTTACCTCGATGCCCTGTTCGATCTCCAACTGGGCGGATTTCCTTTCAGGAACCTGAAACAGTCCTCTGCAGAAATGTCGGTGCTTTTCGGCCTGATGGGATCTGCAGAGGACAGGGTACTTCTCGATATTGAAATACCTCCGGAATATTTGGAATACATCCATTCTGCAGGACTCTCCTTCGCAGAACCTTTTCACAATGGTGACTGCTCATCTTTCCAGGCTGTCTCCTGGGGATGGAATGAAAACTCACTGAAGAGAATAACTCAAACAGGTGCAGAAGTAAAATGTCCGGATTTATCAATAATCAGGAGATGCAATTCCCGTGCTTTCTGCCATGAAATCAACTGTAAATATGGATCAGGAGTGCCAGGGTCTCGGTATTGCCAATCAATCGATGATTTCAGTTCTGCACTCAATTCGCTCAAAGATTCTTTTCCGCTTGTTATAAAACCTGCTTTTGGAGGCTCAGGATATGGTTTCAGAAGGCTTGCTTCACATGTGTCGGTAAATTCGATATCTGATCAGCTTATGCCCCTGATCGAGCATGGGGGAGCTGTTGTGGAACCATGGTGCAGCCGTCTTTATGATCTGTCTATATCTGTGTATATTGAATCTGACGGATCAATCAGTAGCTATCGGTATCAGCGTTTTCTGGCAAACAGACATGGCGCATTCTACGCCATTTTGCTCTCCCCGGAAGATCCTGTGCTGGATAAGTATTCTCCTGTCATGGAGAAACATGTCAAACCTGCAGTTGAAGAACTCATCTCTGCCGGATATTTTGGCCCTGCTGGTTTCGATTCTTTCGTATATACCGACAGTAATGGAATCGAAAAAGTTGCTCCGGTTATTGAGATCAATGCCCGTTTCTCGATGAGCGATATAGCTCATAAAGTATGGAATCAGTGTGCTCCGGACCGTTACTGTCTTTTCCGGATGATATCCAGGAACAGATGCAGCCTTCCGGAATCTTATGCTGAGTTTAACAGACTCATTACTGACTTTACTTTCCGCCAGGAAAGTAAAACCGGCTGTATTCTCTTAACCCCCTTGCGGACCAGGTATGGAAACAATTCTTTTAATCAGCCGTTTCGCAATGCTTTTTTTATAGCTGCAAAGTCCCTTGATGATCTTTTTACCCTGGATTCCTGTCTTCAAAACTCTCTTTTCAGATATTAAGAGTATCACCACACCTGAGATAAGAAGGTATGGTGGGACAAGACTATAGAAATCCGGTTAGTTATTGTTTCTCCATTCTGGTAAAGAGTAACAAGATCAATCTGTGATTCAACTGCTTACAAAGGTGAGATCGAAACTGATTACCATGGAGACCCTGAAAACAAACAGGCTGCAACCAATTATATTTAAGACATCTGTGTTCAATCGCATTTTGTAATTTCCCGGGAATGAATTTGAAAATATTAAGTTACAAAGAGATCAAAGAGATTTCTTCGGATTGCAATGTAATCCCGGTCTGTAAACCAATTCTTGCGGATATAGAAACCCCGGTTTCAATCTGGAAAAAGCTCTATTCCTCTGAAAAGCACTCGTTTTTACTGGAAAGTGTTTCCGGTGGTGAAACTGTGGCCCGGTACTCTTTCCTGGGGGGTAACCCTTTTCTAACTTTCCGGGCAAAAGGAGAGAACTGGGAAGTAAGCGGCTCAAGGCAGGACTCAGGAACAGGAAAACCGATCGAGGCTTTACGCAGAATACTATCTGCCTACAAACCTGCCCGGATCGAGGGAATGCCTCCGTTCTGTGGAGGAGCAGTTGGTTTCTTCTCCTACGATTCTATCCGTCTATGGGAGAATATTCCTGATAAAAATTCCAAGGGAGACCCTCTCGATGATATCTTTTTTGCCTTTTACAAAGATCTGATCGCTTTTGATAACCGGGAGCACAAACTGCTCCTTATCAGCAATATCATCCTCGAACCTGGTGATGATCTGAAAGAAGAATACCTGCAGGCCCTTGCCAGTATCGATGAGATGGATAGAAGAATCAAGACAACTGCGGTAAATACTGATATCAGTGTGGGGCCCTGCCGTCAGCAAACATCCAATTTTCATCAGCAGGATTTTGAAAAAGCGGTAGAGCGTTGTAAAGAATACATAAAAGCCGGCGATATATTTCAGGTGGTTTTGTCTCAGAGATTTTCAATTACTCTTGAAGCTGACCCGTTCGATCTCTACAGGATTCTGCGTGTTGTCAATCCATCTCCTTACATGTACTACCTTTCTCTTGAAGGAGCATCCGTTATCGGTGCATCACCTGAGATGCTTGTCAGTGTCGAAGATGGAGTTGTGGAAAACAGGCCGATTGCAGGAACAAGAAAGAGGGGAAACAGCGAGGCAGAAGATGAAGAGCTCATTGCTCAGCTCAAGGCTGATCCCAAGGAAATCGCCGAACATATTATGCTTGTTGATCTGGGGCGAAATGATGTAGGCAGGGTGAGCGAGTACGGCTCTGTTCATGTTGAAGATATGATGCATATCGAAAAGTATTCCCATGTGATGCATCTGGTCAGCAATGTCAAAGGAAAGCTCCGTAAAGGTCTGGACCAGTTTGATGCTCTTTTTTCCTGTTTTCCGGCAGGAACCCTTTCGGGAGCGCCTAAAATAAGGGCGATGGAAATTATCGATGAACTTGAACCGGTAAGGCGCGGACTCTATGGAGGTGCACTTGGTTATCTTGATTTCAGCGGAAATATGGACACCTGCATAGTAATCCGTACAATAGTTTACAGTAAGGGAACTGCACTGGTGCAGGCTGGAGCAGGAATTGTCGCTGACTCTATCCCCTCCTCTGAATACCAGGAGACTGTACACAAGGCAGGTGCTCTTTTCTCGGCATTGCAAAACGCGAGCTTTATTGCCTCCGGTCCACCAATGGAGCAGATAGTATGATTCTGATGATAGACAATTACGATTCATTCACATACAATCTGGTACAGTATCTGGGTGAACTTTACAAAGATGAGATTCGTGTTTTCAGAAACGATCAGATAACTGTTGAGGAAATCGATGCATTCTCCAGTCAGGCTATCATTATCTCTCCCGGGCCCTGTTCTCCAAAAGAAGCCGGAATCTCTGTTGATGTAATCAGTGCGCTGGGAAGAAAAATCCCGCTTCTGGGGGTCTGCCTGGGACATCAGTCAATCGGTTTTGCTTTCGGGGGAAAAGTAATCAGGTCTCCTTACCTTATGCATGGAAAGGTATCGCAGATCCATCATAATGGACAGGATATCTTTCAGAATCTGCCTGTACCGTTTACCGCTACACGTTACCACAGTCTGATTGTCGAACGAGAGACACTTCCGGAATGCCTTCAGGTAACCGCTGAAACCGATGATGGTTTAATAATGGGACTCAGGCACAGGGAGTATCCTGTTTACGGGGTGCAATTTCATCCTGAATCTATCCTCACAGAGGGTGGAAAAACAATACTTTCAAATTTCCTTAGAATCGCAGGAGCCTTAAATTGAGCGATAAACCTGCTATTCTACAGAAGATCATCGAGCGGAAAAAACTCGAGGTGAAAGAACTAAGGCAAAGGAAACTTTCAGCATCTTTTCCCGAGTTCACTCCAAGAAATTTCGCCAGGGTTCTTTCCGAAGCGCCATCGATGGGGATTGTTGCGGAAGTAAAGAAGGCCTCACCATCTAAAGGAATTATCCGTCCTGATTTCGATCCTCTGATCATCGCAGAACGCTACTTTAAAGGCGGAGCACACGCTGTTTCTGTTCTTACAGATGAGCAATTTTTTCAGGGGTCAATTGAATACCTGTCAATTGTCCGCGATGCTGTTCCGATTCCTGTTCTGAGGAAAGATTTTCTGATAGACATAGTGCAAATTGAACAGACCGCCCGAACAGGTGCCGATGCTCTGCTTCTGATCGCAGCGGCACTTGATGATTTCCAGTTGAAAGATCTTTACCAGGCCGCTCTCTCTTTCAGGATAGATCCTCTCATAGAGGTACATTCTTCTGTTGAACTGGAACGGGTACTTAGGCTTGACCCCATAATGATCGGCATAAATAACCGCGATCTCAATACTTTCCAAACCGATCTTTCAACAACACTTTCTCTGATTAAACAGATTCCTCCATCTACCCTTGTTGTCTCCGAGAGCGGAATTGAAAATGGGACCCAGGCACGGATGATGCGGGATGCCGGAGTAAAGGCACTTCTGGTTGGAGAATCACTGATGAGAAAAGATGATCCATCCGGGCTGATAAAGGAACTCTCTCTTGTAGAGGAGAATGTCTGAACATGAGTCTCAGGGTGAAAATCTGCGGGATCACAAGGTACGATGACGCGAGAATCGCATCAAATCTGGGTGTTGATGCTCTGGGGTTTATCTTTTATTCCAAAAGTCCAAGAAATATCTCCCCTTCTGCGGCAAGAGAAATCATAAATCAATTGCCGCCCTTTATTTCAAAAGTAGGCGTATTTGTTAATCAGAGCATAAATGATGTCATTTCTATTGCCCAGGCCTCCGGAATCGACACTGTCCAGCTTCATGGATCCGAATCACCCC
Above is a window of Fibrobacter sp. DNA encoding:
- the trpE gene encoding anthranilate synthase component I → MNLKILSYKEIKEISSDCNVIPVCKPILADIETPVSIWKKLYSSEKHSFLLESVSGGETVARYSFLGGNPFLTFRAKGENWEVSGSRQDSGTGKPIEALRRILSAYKPARIEGMPPFCGGAVGFFSYDSIRLWENIPDKNSKGDPLDDIFFAFYKDLIAFDNREHKLLLISNIILEPGDDLKEEYLQALASIDEMDRRIKTTAVNTDISVGPCRQQTSNFHQQDFEKAVERCKEYIKAGDIFQVVLSQRFSITLEADPFDLYRILRVVNPSPYMYYLSLEGASVIGASPEMLVSVEDGVVENRPIAGTRKRGNSEAEDEELIAQLKADPKEIAEHIMLVDLGRNDVGRVSEYGSVHVEDMMHIEKYSHVMHLVSNVKGKLRKGLDQFDALFSCFPAGTLSGAPKIRAMEIIDELEPVRRGLYGGALGYLDFSGNMDTCIVIRTIVYSKGTALVQAGAGIVADSIPSSEYQETVHKAGALFSALQNASFIASGPPMEQIV
- the trpC gene encoding indole-3-glycerol phosphate synthase TrpC, yielding MLQKIIERKKLEVKELRQRKLSASFPEFTPRNFARVLSEAPSMGIVAEVKKASPSKGIIRPDFDPLIIAERYFKGGAHAVSVLTDEQFFQGSIEYLSIVRDAVPIPVLRKDFLIDIVQIEQTARTGADALLLIAAALDDFQLKDLYQAALSFRIDPLIEVHSSVELERVLRLDPIMIGINNRDLNTFQTDLSTTLSLIKQIPPSTLVVSESGIENGTQARMMRDAGVKALLVGESLMRKDDPSGLIKELSLVEENV
- a CDS encoding valine--tRNA ligase — protein: AYWTENKMFHADDNSSKPAYSIVIPPPNVTGVLHMGHALNNTIQDVLIRYKKMTGHEVLWMPGTDHAGIATQNVVERKLAKEQKKTRHDLGREAFIEEVWKWKEVHQNTIINQLKKLGSSCDWDRERFTMDEGLSRAVRRVFVQLYNEGLIYKGKYIINWCPRCQTALSDEEAEHKELAGKLYYFRYPYADGSGFVTVATTRPETMLGDTAVAVNPKDPRYAGKHGKAITLPLVNREIPIITDDFVDMEFGTGAVKVTPAHDPNDFQMGKRHNLEPIAVMDESGHMNGPIPEKYIGKDRFTVRKEVVEDLTALGLVEKIEEHTHAVGHCYRCHTVVEPFYSDQWFVKMKPLAEEALKAAIDNKITFYPVRWKKTYIEWMENIRDWCISRQIWWGHRIPVWYCENGHIIVREETPEKCPECGSLNLRQEEDVLDTWFSSWLWPFSTMGWPEDTKLLKKFYPTDALVTAPEILFFWVARMIMSGLHFTGKLPFRDIILHGTVRDKTGRKMSKSLGNSIDPLEIIPVYGADALRFSMIMITAQGADVYLGKDTFDIGRNFANKLWNASRFLLSNIKEKIEISSLPPVDRLKAEDKWILSKLQKTVESINDALSSYRFNEACHTLYDFTWHEFCDWYIEAKKGDLYQNEDPLRRSDAITLSSFVLASILKLLHPIMPFITEEIWSNLRLKVSFPSVIDSESIMNSSYPTVNKELIDEQAEKRFNILKEIITALRTIRAENNIPPDKQGTAVVIPENREFCDWMISQIPLINLFARLSSATVDTEAKKPSFAGSAVVFGNQVFLLLEGLIDRKVEMERLTKEVNRIRGLIENTKNRLENESFVSRAPADVIAKEREKYQGLLANLEKLEKNLAVLSSGA
- a CDS encoding aminodeoxychorismate/anthranilate synthase component II — protein: MILMIDNYDSFTYNLVQYLGELYKDEIRVFRNDQITVEEIDAFSSQAIIISPGPCSPKEAGISVDVISALGRKIPLLGVCLGHQSIGFAFGGKVIRSPYLMHGKVSQIHHNGQDIFQNLPVPFTATRYHSLIVERETLPECLQVTAETDDGLIMGLRHREYPVYGVQFHPESILTEGGKTILSNFLRIAGALN